One genomic window of Coffea eugenioides isolate CCC68of chromosome 1, Ceug_1.0, whole genome shotgun sequence includes the following:
- the LOC113781944 gene encoding uncharacterized protein LOC113781944 yields MSELCLSRPSRTHLSSLLLSNFFLFCSFIASHPLYFTYLIFFSPYLLKLLSFLSPLFITTSLLLLALLTASPCLIVSGSFSKESSDSHAESKGSFLTAAYHAVVERLRSKIDDHNEEELLCLEDFEVFKIVFGNPTTQDDKESQVEGFDAEVLVEDTSLKASNAPVIAACVGHQDFGVTSNEALMASKLESESEAFVESESTCDAMECFLQEVDESENVKVNATVEKKKIEPPCTVANKAVDNHGEKSPMRNGSEAAGNKIRHATTNTTNSAEVGKGNGIMESKSKLLKAHSHSVGASADYTNDKCIWKIQKSSPSLDYNLGGYGSMRKGKDWKRTLACKLFEERNNADEGEGMDLLWETYEVESTKSKAKSKSKKKSHKKKNESKHRECEDMSCDGHDEEEEESEGQFCCLQALKLSAGRVNLGMARPNLVKISKAIKGIGWLHNLSRHSKKVHSGDRF; encoded by the coding sequence ATGTCTGAGCTGTGCTTGTCTAGACCGTCCAGGACTCACCTCTCTAGTCTCCTCCTATCCAACTTCttcctcttttgttctttcaTCGCCTCCCACCCTCTCTACTTCACTTACCTCATCTTCTTCTCACCCTACCTTCTTAAGCTCCTCTCCTTTCTTTCCCCTCTCTTCATTACCACCTCCCTCCTGCTCCTTGCCCTCCTCACAGCCTCTCCTTGTCTCATAGTAAGTGGCAGCTTCTCCAAGGAATCATCCGATTCCCATGCCGAAAGCAAGGGGAGTTTCCTGACTGCTGCATATCATGCAGTTGTAGAAAGGCTGAGGTCCAAAATTGATGATCACAATGAGGAGGAACTTCTTTGTCTGGAGGACTTTGAGGTGTTCAAGATTGTGTTTGGCAATCCCACGACCCAGGATGATAAAGAAAGCCAAGTTGAAGGCTTTGATGCGGAAGTACTAGTTGAGGATACTtctcttaaagcttcaaatgctCCGGTTATTGCTGCATGTGTTGGACATCAAGATTTCGGCGTAACCTCAAACGAAGCATTAATGGCAAGTAAATTGGAATCAGAGTCAGAGGCCTTTGTTGAATCGGAAAGTACCTGTGATGCAATGGAGTGCTTCCTGCAAGAAGTAGATGAGTCTGAGAACGTGAAAGTGAATGCAACtgtggaaaagaagaaaatcgaGCCACCCTGCACGGTGGCCAATAAAGCAGTTGACAATCATGGAGAAAAGTCACCAATGAGAAATGGATCCGAGGCAGCAGGTAATAAAATAAGACACGCTACTACTAATACTACTAATTCAGCTGAGGTTGGTAAAGGCAACGGGATCATGGAGTCCAAGTCAAAGCTACTAAAAGCGCATTCTCATAGTGTTGGCGCCAGTGCTGATTACACTAACGACAAGTGTATCTGGAAAATACAGAAGAGTTCTCCATCCCTGGATTACAATCTTGGGGGCTATGGATCAATGAGGAAGGGGAAGGATTGGAAAAGGACATTGGCGTGCAAGCTTTTCGAGGAGAGAAACAATGCGGATGAAGGTGAAGGGATGGATTTATTGTGGGAGACGTACGAGGTGGAATCGACTAAGAGCAAGGCAAAGAGCAAGAGCAAGAAGAAGAgtcacaagaagaaaaatgaaagcaagcATCGTGAATGCGAAGATATGAGCTGCGATGGGCAcgatgaggaggaggaggagtcAGAGGGGCAGTTTTGTTGCTTGCAAGCCCTTAAGTTGTCAGCAGGAAGGGTGAATTTGGGAATGGCAAGGCCTAATCTTGTTAAGATCTCTAAAGCCATTAAAGGAATTGGGTGGCTGCATAATCTGAGCAGGCATAGCAAGAAGGTGCACAGTGGAGACAGATTCTAA